The DNA sequence ATTGAATTAAAATATGTTAAACTAAAAAATATCTTTATGAAAACAACTAACACAGGTACAAAAACTAAAAAAATGAAACATAAATATTTTGTAAAATTTGATGTTTTTGTTTTTTCCCACCGATGTACCCCCTTCATGTGTTAGTAGTATTTCTCTCCCCTATTTTTCTTTTCTTTAATTAATTCAATAAACCAACTACAAACCAATAAATTTCAGGAGGATTTTAAGATGAAAGTATTTACAGATAACAGTCAATCTATTGGAAATACCCCACTGATAAGAATAAACAAACTTAGTCAGGGGACAAAAACTAAAAAAATCTTTGCAAAAATCGAAGGGAGAAACCCGGGTTACTCTGTAAAATGCCGTATTGGTGCTGCAATGATATGGGACGCCGAGAATAAAGGATTATTAAAACCTGGTGGCACTATTATAGAACCTACATCTGGCAACACAGGTATAGCTCTTGCCTTTGTTTCTGCGGCGAGGGGATATCGTCTTATTCTTACCATGCCAGAAACCATGAGTTTAGAACGCAGAGCAATGTTAAAAGCCTTTGGAGCCGATATAATTCTCACTCCAGGGGAAAAAGGAATGAGAGGAGCCATTGCTGAAGCAGAAAGAATTGCCAGTGAAAACCCCAATTATTTCATGCCGCAACAATTTAAAAATCCGGCAAATCCTTCCATACATTTCAGAACAACAGGACCCGAAATTTGGAATGATACGGACGGAACTGTAGATGTATTTGTGGCTGGTATAGGCACAGGGGGAACGATAACAGGGGTAAGTAGGTATATTAAAGAAGTATGTGGGAAAAAGATTATAAGTGTAGGTGTTGAACCTGCAGGCTCACCTGTCCTATCTGGTGGTTCTCCAGGTCCTCACAAAATCCAAGGAATTGGTGCAGGATTTAAACCCGATATTCTGGATTTAAATCTGGTGGACCGCATTGAAACAGTAACAGACGAAGAAGCCTTTGAAACAGCCCGACGATTAGCAAAAGAAGAAGGGATTATTGCTGGAATAAGTTCAGGCGCGGCTATGGCTGTAGCTATTCGATTAGCCAAGAGGGAAGAATTTGAGCATAAAGCTTTTGTAGTTATTCTCCCGGATTCTGGTGAACGATATTTATCTACATCTCTTTTTAATGGACAATAAAAAATAATTAAAAAATAAATGAAAGGGTAAAATTATGACAAAGCATCAATATCGTCA is a window from the Candidatus Hydrogenedens sp. genome containing:
- the cysK gene encoding cysteine synthase A, with protein sequence MKVFTDNSQSIGNTPLIRINKLSQGTKTKKIFAKIEGRNPGYSVKCRIGAAMIWDAENKGLLKPGGTIIEPTSGNTGIALAFVSAARGYRLILTMPETMSLERRAMLKAFGADIILTPGEKGMRGAIAEAERIASENPNYFMPQQFKNPANPSIHFRTTGPEIWNDTDGTVDVFVAGIGTGGTITGVSRYIKEVCGKKIISVGVEPAGSPVLSGGSPGPHKIQGIGAGFKPDILDLNLVDRIETVTDEEAFETARRLAKEEGIIAGISSGAAMAVAIRLAKREEFEHKAFVVILPDSGERYLSTSLFNGQ